The Vampirovibrio chlorellavorus genome has a segment encoding these proteins:
- a CDS encoding adenylate/guanylate cyclase domain-containing protein: MSDRRTHPIKAAEIFKFNVLVMAGIIMAVGFPFGARLLNLPLPESLWFIQPLGYGLCSPLYSFYKFLLGPLLPGHWQTFFPVTDVSLFLSVVSGMPVSAFSQYNGQIEWIPLLSVVFWQCFLIVSYYCLSTLRQGASLQEVRKAMVEYREAQAPPAPKAPEPRKPMPPKKPELPENRFVPLAQTQSDNQQKIKERLQESRILQHHAPRIQRLTQQDWDNYKQQEGDLIVRAMIQQLRQENLTLQLEKNELKSTFSQYFSPEVLKYLNQNKSAFEDIQNQHYNMTVLFCDLRGFSAFSQTASPDEMVAYLVEYFEIASYCVLHKYNGVISKLMGDGFMAYWGFPLTGTEHAYTATLAAQNIIQEVRLRNEIKVNQKPLQVGIGIATGPVMVGNIGSMDFKDFTLIGVPVNLAARLQETTKQLGCDIVISENTYRDLNGRIACQDWGATEIRGWQNTERIFSPFPPEGPQR; the protein is encoded by the coding sequence ATGTCCGACCGTCGAACGCATCCAATCAAAGCCGCTGAGATTTTCAAGTTCAACGTGCTGGTCATGGCCGGTATCATCATGGCGGTGGGGTTTCCCTTTGGGGCGCGACTGCTGAACCTGCCCCTGCCCGAGTCACTCTGGTTTATACAGCCCCTTGGTTATGGCCTGTGCAGTCCTTTATACAGTTTCTACAAATTCCTGTTGGGGCCACTGTTACCGGGACACTGGCAGACTTTTTTTCCAGTGACAGACGTTTCTCTGTTCCTGAGCGTGGTCTCTGGCATGCCGGTTTCGGCATTCAGCCAATACAATGGCCAAATTGAATGGATACCCCTGCTTAGCGTTGTTTTTTGGCAATGCTTCCTGATCGTCTCTTACTACTGTTTATCTACCCTCCGGCAGGGTGCTTCCTTACAGGAGGTTCGCAAAGCCATGGTTGAGTACCGGGAAGCGCAAGCACCCCCGGCCCCCAAGGCCCCGGAGCCCAGAAAACCGATGCCCCCCAAAAAACCGGAGCTTCCGGAAAACCGCTTTGTCCCGCTCGCCCAGACCCAGTCGGATAATCAACAAAAGATCAAGGAGCGCCTGCAAGAATCCAGAATCCTGCAACACCATGCCCCTCGCATTCAAAGGTTGACCCAACAGGATTGGGACAATTACAAACAGCAGGAGGGCGATCTGATCGTCCGCGCCATGATTCAGCAACTCAGGCAGGAGAACCTGACTTTGCAGCTCGAAAAGAACGAGCTGAAATCGACATTCTCCCAATACTTTTCCCCGGAAGTGCTGAAATACCTCAATCAGAACAAAAGCGCTTTTGAGGATATCCAGAACCAGCATTACAACATGACGGTTCTGTTCTGTGATCTGCGGGGCTTTTCCGCCTTCAGCCAGACAGCCAGCCCGGACGAGATGGTCGCCTATCTGGTGGAATATTTCGAGATTGCCAGCTATTGCGTACTCCATAAGTACAATGGCGTCATCAGCAAACTGATGGGCGATGGCTTTATGGCTTACTGGGGCTTTCCGCTGACTGGTACGGAACACGCCTACACCGCCACCCTGGCCGCCCAGAATATCATTCAGGAAGTCCGTTTAAGAAACGAAATCAAGGTCAACCAGAAACCCCTGCAAGTGGGCATAGGCATTGCCACTGGCCCGGTCATGGTCGGGAACATCGGCTCCATGGATTTCAAGGATTTTACCCTGATCGGGGTGCCCGTCAATCTGGCCGCCCGCCTGCAGGAAACCACCAAACAACTGGGCTGTGACATTGTGATCTCCGAGAACACCTACCGGGATCTCAACGGTCGAATTGCCTGTCAGGATTGGGGAGCCACCGAAATTCGGGGGTGGCAGAACACGGAGCGCATTTTCAGCCCCTTCCCTCCCGAGGGCCCCCAGCGGTAA
- a CDS encoding 4Fe-4S binding protein, which produces MKQSSNPLKYRYHAFRGKLIQPFFWALCFLSPVLDVFRVDMIHQHLMFLGKPWPFAFENLKWLPIGFYGAVILIGVISFIWGRLFCGWACPHNTLTEWTHPLRAMVGLAPKPRWMKLILRDHPSFRFIFPALSPVLAILLTFGLSLLLCFYVVPPQWVIQQYASGHPHIALVFGNGLFLLIGLFLLFVGNDFCRTCCPYGLAQSISAYHEDSPWRPLEIQFQSSKTEDCKSCTACQIVCPVDIDPRDTGALKVGQFDGCFNCGECIDACKFIHSFKSQPGLLSFQNPGFKAAKAKTTRPAP; this is translated from the coding sequence ATGAAGCAGTCCAGCAACCCCCTTAAGTACCGATACCACGCATTTCGCGGTAAACTCATCCAGCCTTTTTTCTGGGCGCTATGCTTTCTGAGCCCGGTACTGGATGTTTTTCGGGTGGATATGATCCATCAGCATTTGATGTTCCTGGGGAAGCCATGGCCATTTGCCTTTGAGAACCTGAAGTGGCTGCCAATCGGATTTTACGGGGCCGTCATTCTCATCGGCGTCATTTCTTTCATTTGGGGACGCCTGTTTTGTGGCTGGGCCTGCCCCCACAACACCCTGACCGAATGGACCCACCCCCTGCGGGCCATGGTGGGACTGGCCCCCAAGCCCCGCTGGATGAAGCTGATTCTGCGTGATCACCCCTCCTTCAGATTCATTTTCCCGGCCTTGTCTCCCGTTCTGGCCATCCTGCTGACCTTTGGCCTCAGCTTGCTGCTTTGTTTTTATGTCGTTCCGCCCCAGTGGGTTATTCAGCAGTACGCCAGCGGACATCCCCACATCGCCCTGGTTTTTGGCAACGGTTTGTTCCTGTTAATTGGCCTGTTTCTGCTTTTCGTGGGCAACGACTTCTGCCGCACCTGCTGCCCCTACGGGCTGGCCCAATCGATTTCCGCATACCATGAGGATTCCCCGTGGCGCCCACTGGAAATTCAGTTCCAGAGCAGCAAAACCGAGGACTGCAAATCCTGTACCGCCTGCCAAATCGTTTGCCCGGTGGATATTGACCCCCGAGATACCGGGGCCCTGAAAGTGGGACAGTTCGATGGCTGCTTCAACTGCGGGGAATGTATCGATGCCTGCAAGTTCATTCACAGCTTCAAATCGCAGCCGGGTCTGCTTTCCTTCCAGAATCCGGGCTTCAAGGCCGCCAAAGCCAAAACCACCCGACCCGCTCCCTAG
- a CDS encoding glycosyltransferase family 4 protein, which yields MRIAQIAPLWELVPPRAYGGTELVAYLLSEGLIQRGHEVTLFAVAGSQTSGCLRAYASQPLRELEETLHNDKTHCTVMASELNVLGDVFLEAERYDVIHNHMGFQALPFANFVETPVVTTLHNALSPQPVRDLFLKNAHQHYVSISRYQQQLWPELHYAATIYHGIDLSRFEPKFALSGEPYLAFLGRLSPEKGPLQAIRVAQALGLKLLLAGKIDRVDQVFYDSVLASQIDGDRIIYVGELEHAAKVEFLRNAAACLFPVQWPEPFGLVMIEAMACGTPVFALRNGSVPEVVDHGVSGYVADTVEALTRAVQDYARFDRRLVRQKAEERFSAQRMVVEHERLYQRLVNVNRWDGNLWHRASRNLTASSPLPLHRASDRPACQYGRPAATPAD from the coding sequence ATGCGCATTGCCCAAATTGCTCCGCTGTGGGAGCTGGTTCCCCCACGTGCCTATGGAGGAACCGAGCTGGTGGCTTACCTGCTAAGCGAGGGGTTGATTCAACGGGGTCATGAGGTGACCCTGTTCGCGGTGGCAGGCTCCCAGACGTCCGGATGCCTGAGGGCTTATGCCTCTCAGCCCTTGAGGGAGCTGGAGGAAACCCTGCATAACGACAAGACGCATTGTACGGTCATGGCATCCGAACTGAATGTGCTGGGCGATGTCTTTCTGGAGGCCGAGCGCTACGACGTCATTCACAATCACATGGGCTTTCAGGCTTTGCCCTTTGCCAACTTCGTGGAGACCCCGGTGGTGACCACGCTGCACAACGCCCTCTCACCGCAGCCGGTGCGGGACTTGTTCCTCAAAAATGCCCACCAGCACTATGTTTCAATCAGTCGTTATCAACAGCAGCTTTGGCCGGAATTGCATTACGCGGCCACCATTTACCACGGAATCGATCTGAGCCGCTTTGAACCGAAGTTCGCGCTTTCCGGCGAACCCTATCTGGCTTTTCTGGGGCGATTGTCCCCTGAAAAAGGTCCTTTGCAGGCCATTCGGGTGGCGCAGGCTCTGGGTCTGAAACTTTTGCTGGCCGGGAAGATTGATCGGGTTGATCAGGTTTTTTATGACTCGGTTTTGGCCAGCCAGATTGATGGCGATCGGATTATCTACGTGGGGGAACTGGAGCATGCCGCCAAGGTGGAGTTCCTGCGGAACGCGGCTGCCTGCCTGTTCCCGGTACAGTGGCCTGAACCCTTCGGGTTGGTCATGATTGAGGCCATGGCTTGCGGCACACCGGTATTTGCCCTGCGAAACGGCTCCGTGCCGGAGGTCGTGGATCATGGGGTGAGCGGCTACGTGGCGGACACCGTGGAAGCCTTGACGCGGGCCGTTCAGGATTACGCCCGGTTTGATCGCCGTTTGGTGCGGCAAAAGGCCGAAGAGCGGTTTTCCGCCCAGCGCATGGTGGTGGAACACGAGCGTCTCTATCAACGATTGGTCAATGTCAACCGATGGGATGGGAACCTCTGGCACCGTGCCAGTCGAAACCTTACAGCCAGTTCACCGCTGCCTTTGCACCGGGCCTCGGATCGTCCTGCCTGCCAGTATGGACGTCCCGCCGCAACCCCGGCGGATTGA
- a CDS encoding amylo-alpha-1,6-glucosidase, whose amino-acid sequence MKIKQPEDFLSRNRSIKHNHLYLVDDLQGNIPRGDMSGLGMYHLDTRFLSCFEIKLHGTDPIPLLSSTEMGYMSTIVFTNGPIETTTEDGTPVTLPPEIIQLKRETVLYGLQFERFWLVSYYSKPVYMELSLTFDADFRDMFDIRGIVEMPPLQKRPPIMDTSGQNPVLIFGCKDRSGRNLQTGIRFVDLAPEEAPARDLPTVIYRTLLKPRHPLNFNYEIQTIINDHLMNAGVIETSVQTMDEALMHLNFRARRNVQDTAVFVSDNEDFNEMMSRNQKDMQMLTTHSDEGSYVAAGIPWYVALFGRDSLITSRFAMLYNPTVARESLKILAKYQGKETNPHRDEEPGKILHEMRVGELARLGEIPHTPYYGSVDSTPLFIITLYEYFRWTNDRELLCKLWPNALAALNWIDDNLRKHPLGFSTYRSSCPRGILQQGWKDSYDSVMDEFGVIGQPPIALSEVQGYVYLAKTYMARLADYMENKELRQRLKQDCLEFRKRFNTHFWMDDLEYCALALNETGQPFRVITSNPGHCLETGLFYENHANQTVNRLMSADLFNGWGIRTLSSNTVAYNPMSYHNGSIWPHDNALIARGFARLNRPDLVERIFTGLFEAARHMYYRRLPELFCGFRKEDGKEGDPPVRYAVSCNPQAWASAAMYSIIQSMLNMRVDAPRKKLSIHSPRLPHYMSFLQINNLCVGKAMVDLEFRRNHQSVTVDVRNRKGELDITVQV is encoded by the coding sequence ATGAAAATCAAACAGCCCGAGGATTTTTTATCCAGAAATCGCAGCATCAAGCACAACCATCTGTACCTGGTGGATGATTTGCAGGGCAATATTCCCCGGGGCGATATGTCGGGTCTTGGCATGTACCACCTGGACACCCGATTTTTGAGCTGTTTTGAAATCAAGCTGCATGGCACAGACCCCATCCCCCTGCTCTCTTCCACGGAAATGGGTTACATGTCCACCATTGTGTTTACCAACGGGCCTATTGAAACGACCACGGAGGATGGTACCCCGGTCACCCTGCCCCCGGAGATCATTCAGCTGAAGCGGGAGACGGTGTTATACGGCCTTCAGTTTGAACGCTTTTGGCTGGTCAGCTACTATTCCAAACCCGTTTATATGGAGCTGAGTCTGACGTTTGACGCTGATTTTCGCGATATGTTCGACATCCGGGGCATCGTGGAGATGCCTCCGTTACAAAAACGCCCCCCCATTATGGACACCAGCGGTCAAAATCCGGTGCTGATTTTTGGATGCAAGGATCGCAGCGGGCGTAACCTGCAAACGGGGATTCGTTTCGTGGATCTGGCCCCGGAGGAAGCGCCCGCCCGGGACTTGCCCACGGTGATTTACCGGACCTTGCTGAAACCAAGGCACCCTTTAAACTTTAACTACGAAATTCAGACCATCATCAACGATCATTTGATGAACGCGGGGGTGATTGAAACCAGTGTCCAAACCATGGACGAAGCCCTGATGCACCTTAATTTCAGGGCCCGCAGAAACGTTCAGGACACTGCCGTCTTCGTTTCTGATAACGAGGATTTCAACGAAATGATGTCCCGGAACCAGAAAGACATGCAGATGCTGACAACCCATAGCGATGAGGGTAGCTATGTGGCCGCCGGAATCCCCTGGTATGTGGCCCTGTTTGGACGGGATTCGCTGATCACCTCCCGGTTCGCAATGTTGTATAACCCGACGGTGGCTCGGGAGTCCCTGAAAATACTGGCCAAGTATCAGGGGAAGGAGACGAATCCGCATCGGGATGAGGAACCGGGCAAGATTCTGCATGAAATGCGGGTGGGGGAGCTGGCCCGGTTGGGAGAGATTCCGCACACCCCCTACTACGGCAGTGTGGATTCGACCCCCTTGTTTATTATTACCTTGTACGAGTATTTCCGCTGGACCAACGATCGTGAGTTACTGTGCAAGTTGTGGCCCAATGCTCTGGCCGCCCTGAACTGGATTGACGACAACCTGCGCAAGCATCCACTGGGTTTTAGCACCTACCGTAGCAGTTGTCCCCGGGGTATTTTGCAGCAGGGCTGGAAGGATTCCTACGATAGTGTGATGGATGAGTTCGGGGTGATTGGACAGCCCCCCATCGCCCTGTCGGAAGTACAGGGTTACGTGTACCTGGCCAAGACCTACATGGCCCGTTTGGCCGACTATATGGAGAACAAGGAGCTAAGGCAGCGCCTGAAGCAGGATTGTCTGGAGTTTCGCAAACGCTTTAACACCCACTTCTGGATGGACGATCTGGAATACTGCGCGCTGGCACTGAATGAAACCGGCCAGCCCTTCCGGGTCATCACCTCCAATCCGGGGCACTGTCTGGAAACCGGTCTGTTTTATGAGAACCATGCCAACCAGACCGTAAACCGCCTCATGTCCGCGGATTTGTTCAATGGCTGGGGCATCCGAACCCTCAGCTCCAACACGGTGGCTTACAATCCCATGAGTTATCACAATGGTTCCATCTGGCCGCACGACAATGCTTTAATTGCCCGGGGCTTTGCCCGCCTGAATCGTCCGGACTTGGTAGAGCGCATTTTTACGGGCTTGTTTGAGGCCGCCCGGCACATGTACTATCGTCGCCTGCCGGAACTGTTTTGCGGATTCCGCAAAGAGGACGGCAAAGAGGGCGATCCGCCGGTTCGCTACGCCGTCTCGTGTAATCCCCAGGCCTGGGCGTCAGCGGCCATGTACTCCATTATTCAGTCCATGCTCAATATGCGGGTGGATGCGCCCCGCAAGAAGTTGTCCATTCATTCGCCCCGCTTGCCCCATTACATGTCATTTTTACAGATTAACAACCTGTGTGTGGGCAAGGCGATGGTCGATCTCGAGTTTCGGCGCAACCACCAGAGCGTGACCGTGGATGTGCGCAACCGAAAGGGCGAACTGGACATTACGGTGCAGGTTTGA
- a CDS encoding CsbD family protein: MLNKTEIKGNWHVLKGKLKEKYAQLTDNDLLYVEGKEEELLGRIQQRTGRTRREIERDIENLLPLKSR, encoded by the coding sequence ATGTTAAACAAGACTGAAATCAAGGGAAACTGGCATGTTTTGAAGGGCAAGCTCAAGGAAAAGTATGCTCAGTTGACCGATAACGACTTGCTGTATGTCGAAGGCAAGGAAGAGGAACTATTGGGTCGCATTCAGCAGCGCACGGGCCGTACCCGCCGTGAGATTGAGCGGGATATTGAAAACCTGTTGCCCCTTAAATCCCGTTAA
- a CDS encoding cation diffusion facilitator family transporter, with protein MQTTPPASLYSKILHTPQGVFGVTLFFNLLVSLSKLFWGYQTHTLSMTADGFHSLLDAVANVVGIVGLNISMKPADHNHPYGHRKFEAIASMVISFFIFLTCFEIAGEGFSRFFSPQHSHPRISPTSYGIIGITLLINLWVTWYENKKGKELKSDLLIADAKHTLSDCLVSISVLFSMAAVQLGFLWADTVLALVVSLIILKVGFELIMIHFSALTDEAALDPNEISAVVLAVPGVLDCHKIRSRGMRDHVFIDLHIQVDPQLTVKEAHGISYRVESTLGEAFDGQVREVLVHVEEYEGTAESA; from the coding sequence ATGCAAACCACTCCCCCAGCCAGCCTTTATTCCAAAATTCTGCACACCCCCCAGGGCGTGTTCGGGGTGACGTTGTTCTTCAACCTGCTGGTTTCCCTGAGCAAGCTGTTTTGGGGCTACCAAACCCACACCCTCAGCATGACCGCCGATGGTTTCCACTCGCTATTGGATGCCGTGGCCAACGTGGTGGGCATTGTGGGCCTGAATATCTCCATGAAGCCCGCCGATCATAACCACCCCTACGGACACCGCAAGTTTGAAGCCATCGCCTCCATGGTCATCTCCTTTTTTATCTTTCTGACCTGTTTTGAGATTGCCGGTGAAGGGTTCTCCCGGTTTTTCTCCCCCCAGCACAGCCACCCCCGGATTTCTCCCACCAGCTACGGGATTATCGGCATTACCCTGCTCATTAACCTGTGGGTCACCTGGTACGAGAACAAAAAAGGGAAAGAACTAAAAAGCGACTTGCTGATAGCGGACGCCAAGCACACCCTGTCCGACTGTCTGGTGTCCATCTCCGTGCTGTTCTCCATGGCCGCCGTGCAACTGGGCTTTTTGTGGGCAGATACGGTATTGGCCCTGGTAGTATCCCTCATCATCCTGAAAGTGGGCTTTGAACTGATTATGATCCACTTCAGCGCCCTGACCGATGAAGCCGCCCTGGATCCCAACGAAATCAGCGCCGTGGTGCTGGCCGTCCCCGGTGTGCTGGACTGTCATAAAATCCGAAGCCGGGGCATGCGGGATCACGTCTTTATCGATCTACACATTCAGGTGGACCCCCAACTAACGGTGAAGGAAGCCCATGGCATTTCCTACCGGGTGGAATCCACACTGGGCGAAGCCTTTGACGGACAGGTCCGGGAGGTGCTGGTTCACGTTGAGGAATACGAAGGAACCGCCGAAAGCGCCTAG
- the mgtE gene encoding magnesium transporter: protein MNSVTVTSLAEKIRRYLTQKNTSALRRLLARQNFADVAEVMESALSREEAVGCFQYLNVGQAAQVLTSVNDELQHACLASLPTVMGSQILRMMPTDDAVDILQEMDTVESQRILEEMPFDTETRTLHHLMMEQPDSAAGIMSTDFMSISVEATVGEAMDMVRRAEEKDFIYYMYLVDAEDALVGVVSLKQLILHDASVPLSRIAQFDVKSLLVSFDQELVASVFRKYYNLLAMPVTDPDNTLRGVITLDDIIDVIDEETSEDIYRASGINLEEVDERGLLVGPVFGAFKARFPWLSITMGGQFLAATIIAHFSHTVSAAVVAISFMPLLTGLSGNMGTQTDTITVRGLSQGLITDDNIWEKLRREIKVALLTGVFFAVSVGILSLLIYHRWQLSALLFSWITVSLCISATLGMMIPYGFKRLFKVDPAGMGGPFITTLSDILTFLIYLSVVTMLLKEMI, encoded by the coding sequence ATGAATTCTGTGACCGTGACCAGTCTGGCCGAAAAGATTCGGCGTTACCTGACTCAGAAAAATACCTCCGCACTCCGTCGCCTGCTGGCCCGGCAGAATTTTGCCGATGTGGCTGAAGTCATGGAGAGCGCTTTGAGCCGGGAAGAAGCGGTGGGCTGCTTTCAGTACCTGAACGTGGGGCAGGCCGCTCAGGTTTTGACCAGCGTGAACGATGAGTTACAGCATGCTTGTCTGGCCTCCTTGCCCACGGTGATGGGTAGTCAGATTCTGCGCATGATGCCCACCGATGACGCCGTGGACATTTTGCAGGAAATGGATACGGTGGAAAGCCAGCGCATTCTGGAAGAGATGCCGTTTGATACGGAAACCCGCACCCTGCATCACCTGATGATGGAGCAACCGGATTCCGCCGCCGGGATTATGTCCACCGACTTTATGAGCATTTCGGTGGAGGCCACGGTGGGTGAGGCCATGGACATGGTGCGCCGTGCCGAGGAGAAGGATTTCATTTATTACATGTACCTGGTGGATGCCGAGGACGCCCTGGTGGGGGTGGTCAGCCTGAAGCAGCTGATTTTGCATGACGCTTCCGTTCCACTCAGCCGCATTGCCCAGTTTGACGTGAAATCCCTGTTGGTCAGCTTCGATCAGGAGCTGGTGGCCAGCGTGTTTCGGAAGTATTACAACCTGTTGGCCATGCCGGTCACCGATCCGGACAACACCCTGCGCGGGGTCATCACCCTGGATGACATTATTGACGTGATCGACGAGGAAACCTCGGAAGACATTTACCGGGCCTCCGGGATCAATCTGGAAGAGGTGGACGAGCGGGGCTTGCTGGTGGGCCCGGTGTTTGGGGCCTTCAAGGCCCGTTTCCCCTGGTTGTCCATTACCATGGGCGGTCAGTTTCTGGCGGCCACCATTATTGCCCATTTTAGCCATACCGTGTCCGCGGCGGTGGTGGCCATTTCCTTTATGCCCTTGCTCACGGGGCTATCCGGCAATATGGGCACCCAAACCGATACCATTACCGTGCGAGGCCTCAGTCAGGGCCTGATTACCGATGATAATATCTGGGAAAAGTTGCGCCGGGAAATCAAAGTGGCCCTGCTGACCGGCGTGTTCTTCGCCGTCTCCGTGGGGATTTTGTCTTTGCTGATCTACCATCGCTGGCAGCTCAGCGCCTTGCTGTTCTCCTGGATCACCGTTTCCCTGTGCATCTCGGCCACGTTGGGCATGATGATTCCCTACGGGTTCAAACGCCTGTTCAAAGTGGATCCGGCGGGGATGGGCGGGCCCTTTATCACCACCCTGAGCGATATCCTGACCTTTCTCATTTACCTGTCCGTGGTGACCATGTTGCTAAAAGAGATGATCTGA
- a CDS encoding rhodanese-like domain-containing protein encodes MPVTPLTNQQLQTLMAQQPGLLLLDVRTPQEFYGLGHIPGARLLPIYELPEQLATLDAGQPTVVICEHGVRSFNASHFLAQQGFQSVFNLTAGMAEWDGPRVFESTHSSVTLD; translated from the coding sequence ATGCCCGTCACCCCTTTGACCAATCAGCAACTGCAAACCCTGATGGCGCAACAGCCCGGCTTGCTGCTGCTGGATGTGCGCACCCCCCAGGAGTTTTACGGCTTGGGGCATATCCCGGGGGCGCGTTTGTTGCCCATTTACGAATTGCCCGAGCAACTGGCCACGCTGGATGCGGGGCAGCCCACGGTGGTTATTTGTGAGCATGGGGTGCGCAGTTTTAACGCCAGTCATTTTTTGGCGCAACAGGGCTTTCAGTCCGTTTTTAATTTAACCGCCGGGATGGCGGAATGGGATGGACCCCGTGTTTTTGAATCCACGCATTCATCGGTTACGCTTGACTAG
- a CDS encoding Mrp/NBP35 family ATP-binding protein, whose amino-acid sequence MTELTQELVMQALTRVVDPEKQKNIVELGMIDFASVCDNNVKVELILPSTNYPERDALLQATRQVLQELPNIKLVTVGISLKTPAAVKPFQRPADKPLAPVAPKQLLPNIKNVIAISSGKGGVGKTSVSVNLACALSQLGYKVGIVDADIYGPNVPLMMGLRHAKITEQSEAGKPMPPEMHGVKVISVAFMIKEEQPVVWRGPMLDRIIRQFLSDFEWGELDFLLVDLPPGTGDAQLTIMQAASLSGAIIVTTPQEVALHDSRKGLAMFVGQNIPCLGIIENMSYFEGDDGKRYEIFGHGGGRNAASQLSVPFLGEVPIVIEQRAKADAGQPVVVYEPDGKQAAIFRQIADNMVENLRRVHSQEKAMAHV is encoded by the coding sequence ATGACTGAATTGACCCAAGAACTGGTAATGCAGGCCCTCACCCGTGTGGTGGACCCTGAGAAACAAAAAAACATCGTGGAACTGGGCATGATCGACTTTGCCTCCGTCTGCGACAACAACGTTAAAGTGGAGCTGATCCTGCCAAGCACCAATTACCCGGAAAGGGATGCCTTGCTGCAAGCGACTCGCCAGGTATTACAGGAATTGCCGAACATCAAGCTGGTGACCGTGGGTATCTCCCTGAAAACCCCGGCTGCCGTTAAACCCTTCCAGCGCCCGGCGGACAAGCCGTTGGCTCCGGTGGCCCCCAAGCAGTTGCTGCCCAATATTAAAAACGTCATTGCCATTTCCAGTGGCAAGGGCGGGGTGGGTAAAACCTCCGTTTCCGTCAATTTGGCCTGCGCCCTCAGCCAGCTGGGCTACAAGGTGGGCATTGTGGACGCCGATATTTACGGCCCCAACGTGCCCCTGATGATGGGCTTGCGTCACGCCAAGATTACCGAGCAGTCCGAAGCGGGCAAGCCCATGCCCCCGGAAATGCACGGGGTCAAGGTGATCAGCGTGGCTTTCATGATCAAGGAAGAGCAGCCGGTGGTCTGGCGCGGTCCCATGCTGGATCGCATCATTCGTCAGTTCCTGAGCGATTTTGAATGGGGCGAGTTGGACTTCCTGCTGGTGGATCTGCCGCCCGGTACCGGGGACGCCCAGTTGACCATCATGCAGGCGGCCTCACTCTCCGGCGCCATCATCGTGACCACTCCCCAAGAGGTGGCCTTGCACGACAGTCGCAAGGGCCTGGCCATGTTCGTGGGCCAGAACATCCCTTGTCTGGGTATTATCGAGAATATGAGCTACTTTGAAGGTGATGACGGCAAGCGCTACGAGATCTTCGGCCATGGCGGCGGTCGCAACGCGGCCAGTCAGCTGAGTGTGCCGTTTCTGGGTGAAGTGCCCATTGTGATTGAACAACGGGCCAAGGCCGATGCCGGTCAGCCGGTGGTGGTGTACGAGCCCGATGGCAAGCAGGCCGCCATTTTCCGGCAGATTGCTGATAACATGGTGGAAAACCTGCGGCGGGTGCATAGTCAGGAAAAGGCCATGGCCCACGTTTAG
- a CDS encoding ferredoxin — translation MQVKIVAGCIACGACESICPAVFTVYDSAEADNAQVPGNEAECREAAKVCPVSVIKIEE, via the coding sequence ATGCAAGTTAAAATTGTAGCCGGTTGTATCGCCTGTGGGGCGTGCGAGTCCATTTGCCCGGCTGTGTTTACGGTGTACGATTCGGCGGAAGCGGACAACGCGCAGGTGCCCGGCAACGAGGCCGAGTGCCGGGAGGCGGCCAAGGTCTGCCCGGTGAGCGTCATCAAAATCGAGGAGTAG